The following are encoded together in the Hoplias malabaricus isolate fHopMal1 chromosome 3, fHopMal1.hap1, whole genome shotgun sequence genome:
- the ngfb gene encoding nerve growth factor → MRWSMLALLLLFCSHTLSLRAGDICPQNGNQEQDGTRVSDSAPTVDPKLFNKRRYRSPRVLFSEHPPDSQPGEQQGSKGRTRRRAGQQPQHRGVYSVCESVSFWVGNKTKATDISGNEVTVLPEVTINDVKKKQYFFETTCSGTRPPGSGCLGIDSRHWNSYCTNSHTFVRALTSFKNLVAWRLIRINVACVCVLSRKSWKQ, encoded by the coding sequence ATGCGGTGGTCCATGCTAGCCCTGCTGCTCCTGTTCTGCAGCCACACTCTGTCACTGCGTGCGGGAGACATCTGCCCGCAGAATGGCAACCAGGAGCAGGATGGTACTAGGGTGTCTGACTCTGCACCTACCGTGGACCCCAAACTCTTCAATAAGAGACGTTATCGTTCACCTCGTGTGCTGTTCAGTGAACATCCACCTGATTCCCAACCTGGGGAGCAGCAGGGGTCAAAAGGCAGGACGAGGCGGAGAGCAGGGCAGCAGCCCCAGCACCGTGGGGTGTACTCGGTTTGTGAAAGTGTCAGTTTTTGGGTGGGGAATAAGACCAAAGCGACAGACATCTCAGGCAATGAGGTGACAGTGCTGCCCGAGGTCACCATCAATGATGTTAAGAAAAAGCAATACTTCTTTGAGACCACATGTAGTGGGACCAGACCCCCAGGCTCAGGCTGTCTGGGCATTGACAGTCGACACTGGAACTCTTACTGCACCAACTCACATACATTTGTACGAGCATTGACTTCATTCAAGAATCTGGTAGCTTGGAGACTTATTAGGATCAACGTCGCCTGCGTATGTGTTCTCAGCCGTAAGTCCTGGAAGCAGTGA